One Buteo buteo chromosome 5, bButBut1.hap1.1, whole genome shotgun sequence DNA window includes the following coding sequences:
- the UBE4B gene encoding ubiquitin conjugation factor E4 B isoform X5, translating into MEVLMMSTQSRDENPFASLTATSQPIAAAARSPDRSLILNMGSNPGSSPMFCNVGSFGSSSLSSLYGTSPAPTTNFTSYVPMTGSSLTPPASSVAITSVPSITVSSHLTATSLSGMQPSSPRYRPYTVAHSGGFSASSSPRSLNISIPSSSPSPPAMAASPPAMPVITSRQRPTTMGPPLFTASPSTLRRRSSLLNRIPSSIYDNPFSLLLLAVSDVSEDSSDEENEDDDFSCVQFGSSVGGSGSSSVSDSCSDHFTIENCKETEMLNYLIECFDRVGIEERKAPKMCSQPTVSQLLSNIRSQCISHAALVLQGSLTQPRSLQQQSLLVPYMLCRNLPFGFIQELVRTTYQDEEVFKQIFIPILQGLAVASKECSLDSDNFKYPLMALCELCEIKFGKTHPMCSLVVSLPLWLPKSLSTGAGRELQRLSYLGAFFSLSVFAEDDSKVVEKYFSGPAITLENTRVVSQSLQHYLELARQELFKILHSILLNGETREAALNYMAAIVNANMKKAQMQTDDRLVSTDGFMLNFLWVLQQLSTKIKLETVDPMYIFHPRCRIDLPTDETRVKATMEDVTAWIAELYRDPSPFSEPKFPTECFFLTLHAHHLSILPSCRRYIRRLRAIRELNRTVEDLKNNESQWKDSPLATRHREMLKRCKTQLKKLVRCKACADAGLLDENFLRRCLNFYGMVIQLMLRILDPAYPNIKLPLTPEVPKVFAALPEFYVEDVAEFLFFIVQYAPQVLYEPCTQDIVMFLVVMLCNQNYIRNPYLVAKLVEVMFMTNPAVQPRTQKFFEMIENHPLSTKLLVPSLMKFYTDVEHTGATSEFYDKFTIRYHISTIFKSLWQNIAHHGTFMEEFNSGKQFVRYINMLINDTTFLLDESLESLKRIHEVQEEMKNKEQWDLLPRDQQQARQSQLAQDERVSRSYLALATETVDMFHILTKQVQKPFLRPELGPRLAAMLNFNLQQLCGPKCRDLKVENPEKYGFEPKKLLDQLTDIYLQLDCARFAKAIADDQRSYSKELFEEVISKMKKAGIKSTIAIEKFKLLAEKVEEIVAKNARAEIDYSDAPDEFRDPLMDTLMTDPVRLPSGTIMDRSIILRHLLNSSTDPFNRQTLTENMLEPVPELKEQIQAWMRDKQNADH; encoded by the exons TCTCTATGGGACTAGTCCAGCTCCTACTACCAATTTCACAAGCTATGTACCAATGACTGGTTCATCTCTTACCCCACCAGCCAGTTCAGTTGCTATTACATCTGTGCCTTCCATTACTGTCAGCTCTCACCTCACAGCAACAAGCCTTTCTGGGATGCAGCCTTCCTCTCCGAGGTACCGGCCATACACTGTTGCCCATTCTGGAGGCTTTTCAGCTTCTTCCAGCCCACGTTCCTTGAATATTTCCATCCCATCTAGTTCACCAAGTCCTCCAGCCATGGCTGCTAGCCCTCCAGCCATGCCAGTCATCACATCCAGACAGAGACCCACAACAATGGGTCCGCCTTTGTTTACTGCTTCACCCAGTACCTTGCGCAGGCGTTCTTCTTTACTGAACAGGATTCCTTCTAG TATATACGACaaccctttctccctcctccttcttgCCGTTTCTGATGTGTCTGAGGACAGTagtgatgaagaaaatgaagatgatgatTTTTCTTGTGTCCAGTTTGGGTCCAG tGTGGGAGGCTCTGGCAGCTCAAGTGTTTCTGATTCCTGCAGTGACCACTTCACCATTGAAAATTGTAAGGAGACAGAGATGCTGAACTACCTCATTGAGTGTTTTGACAGAGTTGGAatagaggagagaaaagcacCAAAG ATGTGTAGCCAGCCAACAGTTAGCCAGTTACTGAGCAACATCCGATCACAGTGCATTTCACATGCTGCTTTGGTGCTACAGGGATCCTTAACACAACCAAG gtCATTGCAGCAGCAGTCTCTGCTGGTACCATATATGCTGTGTAGGAATCTCCCATTTGGCTTCATCCAAGAATTGGTGAGAACAACTTATCAGGATGAAGAGGTGTTCAAGCAG ATCTTTATTCCCATCTTACAAGGCCTGGCTGTAGCTTCCAAAGAGTGCTCCCTTGATAGTGACAATTTTAAATACCCCCTTATG GCACTATGTGAACTTTGTGAAATCAAGTTTGGGAAAACACACCCTATGTGCAGTTTG GTTGTCTCTTTGCCCTTGTGGTTGCCTAAATCTTTAAGCACAGGTGCAGGAAGAGAGCTGCAAAGACTTTCCTATCTTGGAGCCTTCTTCAGTCTCTCTGTCTTTGCTGAAGATGAT AGCAAAGTAGTTGAAAAGTACTTCTCAGGGCCTGCCATTACTCTTGAAAACACCCGGGTTGTTAGCCAGTCTTTGCAACATTACCTGGAATTAGCAAGG CAAGAGCTGTTCAAGATTCTACATAGTATATTACTGAATGGTGAAACTCGAGAAGCAGCTCTCAATTACATGGCAGCTATTGTCAATGCCAACATGAAAAAGGCACAAATGCAG ACAGATGATCGTTTGGTATCTACAGATGGCTTTATGCTCAACTTCTTATGGGTACTACAGCAACTTAGTACGAAGATAAAGCTGGAAACGGTTGATCCCATGTACATATTTCATCCCAGGTGTCGTATTGACCTTCCAACAGATGAGACAAGAGTGAAAGCAACAATGGAGGATGTTACAGCCTGGATTGCTGAACTCT acAGGGATCCGTCTCCATTTTCTGAGCCGAAATTCCCAACAGAATGTTTCTTCCTAACCCTGCATGCCCATCATCTCTCAATCCTGCCAAGCTGCCGTCGGTACATACGTAGACTGCGTGCCATCAGGGAACTCAACAG GACTGTTGAAGatttgaaaaacaatgaaagtcAATGGAAGGATTCTCCTCTGGCTACCAGGCATCGAGAAATGCTGAAACGTTGCAAGACACAGCTTAAG AAACTGGTGAGGTGCAAGGCTTGTGCAGATGCTGGTTTGCTGGATGAAAACTTTCTCAGGAGATGTCTGAATTTCTATGGCATGGTGATTCAGCTGATGCTTCGCATTCTTGACCCTGCCTATCCCAA CATAAAATTGCCTTTAACTCCTGAAGTTCCGAAGGTATTTGCAGCATTGCCAGAGTTTTACGTGGAAGATGttgctgaatttttattttttattgtaca ATATGCTCCTCAGGTGCTTTATGAGCCCTGTACTCAGGACATAGTGATGTTCCTTGTTGTGATGCTGTGCAACCAGAACTACATCCGAAATCCTTATTTAGTAGCCAAGCTGGTGGAAGTGATGTTCATGACAAATCCAGCTGTTCAGCCCCGGACACAAAAGTTCTTTGAAATGATTGAGAATCATCCTCTCTCCACTAAATTGTTAGTGCCCTCCTTGATGAAGTTTTACACAG atgttgAACATACTGGAGCCACTAGTGAATTCTATGACAAGTTTACGATCCGCTACCACATCAGCACCATTTTCAAAAGCCTCTGGCAGAATATAGCTCACCATGGTACATTTATGGAAGAGTTCAA CTCTGGGAAGCAGTTTGTTCGCTACATCAACATGCTGATAAATGACACAACTTTCTTGCTGGATGAGAGTCTGGAGTCCCTAAAACGTATCCATGAAGTGCAAGAGGAGATGAAGAATAAAGAACAGTGGGACCTGCTGCCCAGG GATCAGCAACAGGCTCGGCAATCACAGCTAGCTCAGGATGAGCGTGTGTCTCGTTCATATCTTGCCCTGGCAACAGAAACTGTTGATATGTTCCATATCCTTACCAAGCAGGTTCAAAAACCTTTTCTCAGACCT GAACTTGGACCGCGATTGGCTGCTATGTTGAACTTTAATTTACAGCAACTGTGTGGCCCCAAGTGCCGTGACCTGAAAGTTGAAAACCCTGAGAAATATGGGTTTGAACCAAAGAAGCTGTTGGACCAACTGACTGACATCTATCTACAGCTAGATTGTGCTCGCTTTGCTAAAGCAATTGCTGATGATCAG AGGTCCTACAGTAAAGAGCTCTTTGAGGAGGTTATCTCAAAGATGAAAAAGGCTGGAATCAAGTCAACCATAGCAATAGAGAAATTCAAACTGCTGGCAGAGAAAGTGGAGGAAATTGTTGCCAAGAATGCCCGTGCAGAAATCGATTACAGTGATGCTCCGGATGAATTCAGAG ATCCACTTATGGACACTCTGATGACTGATCCTGTGAGGTTGCCATCTGGAACTATTATGGACAGGTCAATCATCCTGAGGCATCTGTTGAACTCTTCCACTGATCCTTTCAATCGTCAGACGCTGACAGAAAATATGCTGGAACCAG TGCCAGAACTTAAAGAGCAAATCCAAGCCTGGATGAGAGACAAGCAGAACGCTGACCATTAA